A genomic segment from Alteribacillus bidgolensis encodes:
- the pth gene encoding aminoacyl-tRNA hydrolase, producing MKVIAGLGNPGRKYKDTRHNVGFAALDKLADDLGLSWKEGKKSLIAESRAGGEKIFLIKPMTYMNLSGEAIRPLMTFYDVEVENLMVVYDDLDLEPGSLRLRLKGGHGGHNGIKSIINQLGAKEFKRVRIGIGRPPEGDSVTSHVLGTFAPGDKKAVEETIHLSAEAAEAWFTKPFNEVMNHYNRKN from the coding sequence GTGAAAGTTATCGCAGGACTTGGGAACCCCGGTCGAAAATATAAAGACACGCGTCATAATGTAGGATTTGCTGCATTAGATAAATTAGCCGATGATTTAGGTTTGTCTTGGAAAGAAGGAAAAAAAAGTCTCATTGCCGAATCAAGAGCAGGAGGAGAAAAGATTTTTCTCATCAAACCAATGACTTACATGAATTTATCAGGAGAAGCAATACGTCCGCTTATGACATTTTATGATGTGGAAGTAGAAAATCTTATGGTCGTTTATGATGACCTGGATTTAGAGCCTGGATCGCTGCGTCTGCGTTTAAAAGGAGGCCATGGCGGACATAACGGTATAAAGTCTATCATCAATCAACTTGGAGCAAAGGAATTTAAACGAGTTCGTATTGGAATTGGAAGGCCGCCAGAAGGTGATTCAGTGACATCTCATGTACTAGGAACGTTTGCTCCAGGTGATAAAAAAGCCGTGGAAGAAACCATTCATTTATCAGCAGAAGCAGCAGAAGCGTGGTTTACTAAACCATTTAATGAAGTGATGAATCACTACAACAGGAAAAATTAA
- a CDS encoding 50S ribosomal protein L25/general stress protein Ctc yields MSAVLEAKTRKNLKRSETKQLRLDGYVPAVLYGKEIESTAVSVPNITFVKTLREVGRNGIIELDIEGENKKHKVIVHDLQVDPIKDYLVHIDFFEVDLKSEMEAEVAVNLVGDAPGEKDGGVLSPLLYNVTVRALPTDIPEEITVDISELNIGDSIQISDLKSGKEFEFTNEPEETVVTVLPPEQQHEPEDESEGEEPELVETTKDNGEEEEKSE; encoded by the coding sequence ATGTCTGCAGTATTAGAAGCTAAGACACGCAAAAATCTGAAAAGATCAGAAACAAAACAATTACGTCTTGATGGATATGTACCTGCAGTACTTTATGGAAAAGAAATAGAAAGCACTGCTGTTTCTGTACCAAATATCACTTTCGTAAAAACCCTTCGCGAAGTTGGCAGAAATGGTATTATTGAATTGGATATTGAGGGAGAAAACAAAAAACATAAAGTCATTGTTCATGATCTTCAAGTTGATCCAATTAAAGACTATCTTGTTCACATCGATTTCTTCGAAGTTGATTTGAAATCAGAAATGGAAGCGGAAGTAGCTGTAAATCTTGTAGGCGACGCTCCTGGCGAAAAAGATGGAGGAGTTTTATCTCCACTTCTCTACAATGTAACTGTACGTGCCCTTCCTACAGACATTCCAGAAGAAATCACTGTTGATATTTCTGAGTTAAATATCGGGGATTCCATTCAAATAAGCGATCTAAAATCTGGAAAAGAATTTGAATTTACGAATGAACCAGAAGAAACCGTAGTAACTGTTCTTCCACCTGAACAACAACATGAACCTGAAGATGAAAGTGAAGGAGAAGAGCCTGAATTGGTTGAGACTACTAAGGACAACGGAGAAGAAGAGGAAAAATCTGAATAA
- a CDS encoding anti-sigma-F factor Fin family protein yields MAIRYYCRHCGTSIGTLEDEELLVSPRLGFDQLTDEEQQQIIHYGSDGNVHVRVTCEDCEEALENNPHFHELDRWIH; encoded by the coding sequence ATGGCTATTCGGTATTATTGCCGGCATTGCGGCACATCTATTGGGACACTTGAAGATGAAGAATTGTTGGTGTCTCCCCGTCTAGGTTTTGATCAGTTAACCGATGAAGAACAACAGCAAATTATTCACTATGGTTCAGATGGGAATGTCCATGTAAGAGTAACTTGTGAAGATTGTGAGGAAGCACTAGAAAATAATCCTCATTTTCATGAGTTGGATAGATGGATCCATTAG